From Cupriavidus oxalaticus:
GGGTGCCACTGGCGAGTCAGTCGGCCGCAAGACGGACGGCGCGCCGGTGCTTCCCTTTGTCACCGGGCAAGTCAGCGAAGGCCCGCCGATCTTCACCCGTGAAACCCTGCCGGGGATGACACCCCAGGCCGGCAGTGCCGGCCGCGAGGTCCACGCGCTGGCGCTATGGGCAGTGGAGAACGGCGTGGCAACGCGCCTTGCACACGTGGTGGCAAGCCGTCGCACCGGCCGGCTGGCATGGCGCGAACTGGCGGGTCCGGCCAAGGAGACGGCACCATGAGTCCGCGCGGCTTTTCCCTGATCGAGCTCATGGCCGTGGTGGTGATCGCCGCGCTGCTGGCTTCGCTTGCCGTGCCCGCCTGGCACGAGCAACTCCGGCGCGGCTGGCGCGCCCAGGCACGCGCCGAACTGGCCTCTGCCTTGCTGGAGCTGGAACGGCACGCCGCGGGAGCCATGAGCTTCGCCACGCAGCCCGGAGGCGACACCGTGGCCGGCGACTGGCCGCGCCCGGTGCCGGCAACCGGCCTGGCACGGCATGTCATTTCGGCAGCGCCCTGCCCGGCGGCGAGCCTGGACACCTGCGTCGAACTGCGCGCCACGCCGCGCCAGCCCGACCAGCAGTGCGGCGTCCTGATCCTGCGCAGCACCGGCCAGTGGCTGTCCTGGCCGGAGAACGCGGACCGGCCGGGCCCGTTGCCGGCAGAGTGCTGAGATGCCACGCGTTCCTCGCTGCGCCGGCGTGAGCCTGGCCGAGCTGCTGGCCTGCCTCGCCATCCTGGCGGTGCTGGCCGCCACGGCCTGGCCATCCTTCAGCGCACTGCTGGCGCGCCAGGCGGTGGACCAGGCCGCCGACCGGCTTGCCGCGTCGCTGGCGCTGGCGCGCTCCACTGCGATGGCGCGCCGCATCGAAGTGACGCTACAGCCTCTGGACGGACAGCCCGGCCTCGACCGCGGCTGGCAACTGCTGGCCGGACCCGGCCCGGCTACGACGCCGCTGGCGGTGGTCGAGCCCGCCGCGTCCTGCCTGCGCGTGGCGCTGCGGCAGACCGGCCGCGACAGCCATACGGTGCGATTCACAGCTGTGGGATACTCTCGGTCTGAACAAGGCGGCTTCCAGGCCGCCACCTTCGCGCTCAGCTGCCGCGGCGCGCAGCGCCAGGTGCGCCTTGGCGCCCAGGGCCGCATCCGGCTCTGCACGCCGGGCCGCGACAGCGATTGCGATGCAGCGGACGGGCCCGAGCCGCTGTAACCCTGGAACCCCGGACAGACTCTCCTCCCATCCACAGCAAACCGGCCACGAGCTACAGGCGCCATGTTTTCCGATACCGACCACGCCGCCATGCAACAGGCCCTCGCGCTCGCCGCGCGGGGCATGTTCACCACCACGCCCAATCCGCGCGTCGGCTGCGTGCTGGTCAAGGACGGCCAGGTCATCGGCCAGGGTTACACCCAGCCGGCCGGACAGGACCATGCCGAAATCCAGGCGATAAAAGACGCGCTGTCGCGCGGGCTGGATCCGGACGGCGCCACCGCCTACGTCACGCTCGAGCCGTGCAGCCACTTCGGCCGCACGCCGCCATGCGCCGATGCGCTGGTGCGCGCCGGCGTGGCGCGGGTGGTAGCGGCAATGGAAGACCCCAACCCCTCGGTCTCCGGACGCGGCCTGCAGCGCCTGCGCGATGCCGGCATCGACGTCCGCTGCGGCCTGCTGGAAAAGGAAGCGCGCGATCTCAACATCGGTTTCGTGTCGCGCATGACGCGCGGGCTGCCGTGGGTGCGGGTCAAGGTGGCGGCGTCGATGGACGGCGGCACCGCGCTGCATGACGGCACCAGCCAGTGGATCACCGGCCAGGCGGCGCGCGACGACGGCCATGCCTGGCGCGCGCGCGCCTGCGCGATCCTGACCGGCATCGGCACGGTCCGCGACGACGACCCGGCGCTGACCGTGCGCGCGCTCGCCACCCCACGCCAGCCGCAGCGGGTTTTGGTCGACTCGCGGCTGGAAGTGCCGCTCGACGCAAAGATCCTGGCGCCGGACGCCGGCGAGTTCGCCAAGCCGGTGCTGGTGTTCTGCGCGGTGGAAGACCGCGAACGCCAGCGGGCGCTGGAAGCGCGCGGCGCCGAAGTGGTGGTCCTGCCCAACCCGCACGGAAAGGTCGAGCTGCCCCGGATGCTGCAGGAGCTGGGCCGGCGCGGCATCAACGAATTGCACGTCGAAGCGGGCTTCAAGCTCAATGGCTCGCTGGTGCGCGAACACTGCGCCGACGAGCTGCTGATCTACCTGGCGCCCAAGCTGCTTGGCGACGCGCAGGGCATGTTCAACCTGCCGCCGCTGGCGCGGCTGCAGGATGCCGCGCAGTTCCGCTGGCATGAAATCCGGCAGATCGGCGACGACCTGCGGCTGATCGCGCGCCGCAACGACGCCTGATCGCATGATCGCCTAATCGCCTAATCGCCTAATCGCCCAATCCCAGATTGACCAAGACAGAAGACACCACCATGTTCACAGGCATTGTCGCGGCCGTCGGCCGCATCGAAACCGTAACCCCGCTGGGTGCCGCCGATGCCGGCGTGCGCCTGCATGTCGCCGCCGGCGGCCTGGACCTGTCCGATGTGATCGTCGGCGACAGCATCGCGATCCAGGGCGCCTGCATGACGGTGATCGCCATGGGCGAGGACAGCTTCGACGTCGAGGTCTCGCGCGAGTCGCTCGACAAGACCGTCGGCCTGGAGAGCGCCGGCCGCGTCAACCTGGAGAAGGCGCTGCGGCTGGCCGATCGCCTCGGCGGCCACCTGGTCTCCGGGCACGTCGACGGACTGGGCGAAGTGGTGCATTTCGCGCCCGTCGGCGAATCGCATGAACTGCGCATCCGCGCGCCGCGCGAGCTGGCCCGCTACCTGGCCTACAAGGGCTCGGTGGTGGTCAATGGCGTCTCGCTGACGGTCAACCGCGTCAGCGACGAAGCCGACGGCTGCGTGTTCTCGATCAACCTGATCCCGCACACGGTCGAGGTGACCACGCTGCAGGAGCTCAAGCCCGGCGCCCGCGTGAACCTGGAAA
This genomic window contains:
- a CDS encoding GspH/FimT family pseudopilin; this translates as MPRVPRCAGVSLAELLACLAILAVLAATAWPSFSALLARQAVDQAADRLAASLALARSTAMARRIEVTLQPLDGQPGLDRGWQLLAGPGPATTPLAVVEPAASCLRVALRQTGRDSHTVRFTAVGYSRSEQGGFQAATFALSCRGAQRQVRLGAQGRIRLCTPGRDSDCDAADGPEPL
- the ribD gene encoding bifunctional diaminohydroxyphosphoribosylaminopyrimidine deaminase/5-amino-6-(5-phosphoribosylamino)uracil reductase RibD, whose product is MFSDTDHAAMQQALALAARGMFTTTPNPRVGCVLVKDGQVIGQGYTQPAGQDHAEIQAIKDALSRGLDPDGATAYVTLEPCSHFGRTPPCADALVRAGVARVVAAMEDPNPSVSGRGLQRLRDAGIDVRCGLLEKEARDLNIGFVSRMTRGLPWVRVKVAASMDGGTALHDGTSQWITGQAARDDGHAWRARACAILTGIGTVRDDDPALTVRALATPRQPQRVLVDSRLEVPLDAKILAPDAGEFAKPVLVFCAVEDRERQRALEARGAEVVVLPNPHGKVELPRMLQELGRRGINELHVEAGFKLNGSLVREHCADELLIYLAPKLLGDAQGMFNLPPLARLQDAAQFRWHEIRQIGDDLRLIARRNDA
- a CDS encoding riboflavin synthase, whose product is MFTGIVAAVGRIETVTPLGAADAGVRLHVAAGGLDLSDVIVGDSIAIQGACMTVIAMGEDSFDVEVSRESLDKTVGLESAGRVNLEKALRLADRLGGHLVSGHVDGLGEVVHFAPVGESHELRIRAPRELARYLAYKGSVVVNGVSLTVNRVSDEADGCVFSINLIPHTVEVTTLQELKPGARVNLEIDLIARYVERMLSATDTGK
- a CDS encoding type IV pilin protein; amino-acid sequence: MSPRGFSLIELMAVVVIAALLASLAVPAWHEQLRRGWRAQARAELASALLELERHAAGAMSFATQPGGDTVAGDWPRPVPATGLARHVISAAPCPAASLDTCVELRATPRQPDQQCGVLILRSTGQWLSWPENADRPGPLPAEC